One window of Fusarium keratoplasticum isolate Fu6.1 chromosome 2, whole genome shotgun sequence genomic DNA carries:
- a CDS encoding Arf-GAP domain-containing protein: MSRRAPNPAAERAAQNQATIKSLLKLEPNKVCADCKRNKHPRWASWNLGVFICIRCSGIHRGMGTHISRVKSVDLDSWTDEQLQSILSWGNARANKYWEAKLASGHAPSEAKIENFIRTKYELKRWVMEGPMPDPSTLDVDGDDDVPLSIVKEKQVIERKESIRKASLGQSQAPKAVPPPPQGDLIGGDPVPVRSNSAAPVSKVPPKADPAPPRTTSTKDSLLGLDFFGEPAAPPRPASTTGTAPGQSRPDLKQSILSLYATAPRPQAQPQPQQHGGFGGMASPTMAHHPQGSVGGFNDAFSSLSISNQPKPAAPDPFASLGSASRSTSSNNAFGGLGGGSFFDSKPSQPAASTHQKQPSNFSNFGGFSSPAPAPAAAPAPAQPAQSAMGDLFDLSAPVSSPPPPKPAAPAATTSSVFNLSSPQSPPAPAPAPATTTTTTTSAFGGISGADVWGGNEWATPAPAAPAPAKAPEPPKPAGNDFGWGNSGGAFANTPIIPGASGGFNPAPKVSADEEFGGWTSSTGPSTTSGSKPAGGFGGDEDLFNNVWG; the protein is encoded by the exons ATGTCTAGGAGAGCCCCGAACCCCGCCGCTGAGCGGGCGGCGCAAAACCAAGCTaccatcaagagcctcctcAAGTTGGAGCCGAATAAGGTCTGCGCCGATTGCAAGAGAAACAAGC ACCCTCGATGGGCTAGTTGGAACCTCGGCGTCTTCATCTGCATCCGTTGCTCGGGCATCCATCGCGGCATGGGCACTCACATCAGCCGAGTCAAGTCGGTCGACCTCGATTCCTGGACCGACGAGCAACTCCAGAGCATCCTCAGCTGGGGAAATGCCCGCGCCAACAAGTACTGGGAGGCCAAGCTGGCATCGGGTCACGCCCCCTCCGAAGCCAAGATCGAGAACTTTATCCGCACAAAGTACGAGCTCAAGCGATGGGTTATGGAGGGCCCGATGCCGGACCCCTCGACGCTGGATGTCGATGGAGACGACGATGTGCCCCTGAGCATagtcaaggagaagcaggttATAGAGCGCAAGGAATCCATCCGGAAGGCCTCGTTGGGTCAGTCACAAGCCCCCAAGGCCgtccctcctccacctcagGGGGATCTTATCGGCGGAGATCCGGTTCCTGTGCGATCGAACAGTGCTGCACCAGTGTCCAAGGTCCCACCCAAGGCtgatccagctcctccgagAACCACAAGCACTAAGGATTCTTTGCTGGGACTCGACTTCTTTGGTGAGCCGGCAGCTCCCCCAAGACCAGCGAGCACAACAGGCACTGCCCCTGGCCAATCTCGTCCCGATTTGAAGCAATCGATTCTGTCTCTTTATGCTACGGCACCTCGACCACAGGCTCAGCCTCAACCGCAGCAGCATGGTGGCTTTGGCGGTATGGCTTCTCCCACCATGGCCCATCACCCTCAAGGCTCAGTCGGCGGCTTCAACGATGCCTTTAGCAGCCtcagcatctccaaccagCCCAAACCCGCGGCTCCCGATCCGTTTGCTAGTCTTGGTAGTGCTAGCCGCAGCACATCTAGCAACAATGCCTTTGGTGGTCTTGGAGGAGGCAGTTTCTTTGACAGCAAGCCTTCTCAGCCGGCTGCTTCAACGCATCAAAAGCAGCCATCCAACTTTTCCAACTTTGGCGGCTTCTCCTCTCCGGCACCAgcccctgctgctgctcccgctcccgctcaGCCCGCTCAGTCTGCCATGGGCGATCTCTTTGACCTATCTGCCCctgtttcttctcctcctccacctaAACCCGCCGCTCCAGCCGCTACCACTAGCTCTGTCTTTAACCTATCCTCTCCTCAGAGCCCTcctgcgcctgcgcctgcTCCTGCCACCACTACCACAACGACTACATCTGCCTTTGGCGGCATCTCGGGTGCCGACGTCTGGGGCGGAAACGAATGGGCCACTCCAGCTCCGGCAGCACCGGCCCCTGCCAAGGCCCCTGAACCCCCAAAGCCCGCTGGCAACGATTTCGGATGGGGAAACTCGGGAGGCGCCTTTGCCAACACACCGATCATCCCTGGAGCGTCTGGAGGCTTCAACCCGGCGCCCAAGGTATCTGCCGATGAGGAATTCGGAGGATGGACGAGCAGCACCGGACCCTCTACTACTAGCGGATCGAAGCCTGCCGGAGGATTCGGCGGAGACGAGGACTTGTTCAACAACGTTTGGGGATGA
- a CDS encoding SH3 domain-containing protein codes for MGINNPLPSSLASECKKCGKILTSFINPRQAFGPDKVIPPSVLANAQGLAILTVLKAGFIGSGRFGSGLVVARLPDGSWSAPSAIATGGAGVGGQIGFELTDFVFILNDAEAVKTFAQAGSLTLGGNVSLAAGPVGRNAEAAGAASLRSFSGIFSYSKTKGLFAGVSLEGSAIIERRDANEKMYGTRYTAQQLLTGSVRPPPQAAPLMNILNSRVFSGMRVGATGDAMYNDVPVYDNQHDDVVWNGQRGSAYGEGQHNRAGSHDDSFGRPSRSNTWQDDVYDRPSGFGAPSRSNTFAARGGASDDYVYRDSPVGAEKKTGPGRPAAPKPNFAAKQAMLKKNEAVAVYNFDADQPGDLGFKKGDVITILKRTESDNDWWTGQIGTRTGIFPSNYVKMKE; via the exons ATGGGCATCAACAACCCCCTCCCCTCGTCTCTGGCGT CGGAATGCAAAAAGTGCGGCAAGATTCtcacctccttcatcaaccctCGCCAGGCCTTTGGTCCCGACAAGGTCATTCCTCCTTCGGTCCTCGCCAACGCCCAgggcctcgccatcctcaccgTCCTCAAGGCCGGCTTCATCGGCTCCGGTCGCTTCGGTAgcggcctcgtcgtcgcccgGCTTCCCGATGGCTCCTGGAGCGCTCCTAGTGCCATCGCGACCGGCGGTGCCGGTGTCGGCGGCCAGATCGGCTTCGAGTTGACTGATTTTGTGTTCATCCTCAACGACGcggaggctgtcaagacgTTTGCCCAGGCTGGATCGCTGACTCTAGGTGGTAATGTCTCTCTGGCCGCCGGACCTGTCGGTCGCAACGCCGAGGCTGCCGGTGCGGCGTCCCTGAGGAGCTTCTCCGGTATCTTCAGTTactccaagaccaagggtCTCTTCGCCGGCGTCTCCCTCGAGGGatccgccatcatcgagcGCCGCGATGCCAACGAAAAGATGTACGGTACCCGCTACACGGCCCAGCAACTGCTTACTGGCTCTGTGCGACCGCCGCCTCAAGCTGCGCCCCTCATGAACATCCTCAACTCGCGCGTCTTCAGCGGTATGCGGGTCGGCGCTACCGGCGACGCCATGTACAACGACGTGCCCGTATACGACAACCAACACGACGACGTGGTGTGGAATGGCCAACGGGGATCGGCATACGGCGAGGGACAGCACAACCGCGCGGGCTCGCATGATGACAGCTTTGGAAGGCCAAGTCGCTCCAACACATGGCAGGACGACGTATACGACCGACCTAGTGGTTTCGGCGCCCCCTCGAGATCAAACACCTTTGCCGCGCGCGGCGGAGCCAGCGACGACTACGTCTACCGAGACAGCCCCGTTGGcgcagagaagaagactgGCCCTGGACGACCCGCAGCTCCTAAGCCCAACTTTGCCGCCAAGCAAGCGATGCTCAAGAAGAATGAGGCTGTGGCCGTGTACAACTTTGACGCGGACCAGCCTGGTGACCTAGGCTTTAAGAAGGGCGATGTCATTACGATTCTGAAGCGAACCGAGAGCGACAACGACTGGTG GACTGGCCAGATTGGCACGAGAACGGGCATCTTCCCGAGCAACTacgtcaagatgaaggagtAA